From Pseudonocardia autotrophica, one genomic window encodes:
- a CDS encoding ABC transporter ATP-binding protein, with the protein MTSHAPDPGAPPACRLGTRDLEVGYDDRTVVRGLTLDIPDGGFTVIVGPNACGKSTLLKALARGLRPRGGSVLLDGTRIETHRSKEVARRLGLLPQTAQTPGGISVGDLVARGRYPHQRMLRQWTRGDEEAVLAALRATGTEALADRLVEELSGGQRQRVWIALALAQETPILLLDEPTTYLDVAHQLDVLDLCDDLRSSRGQTLVAVLHDLNHACRYATHLVAMRDGALVAQGPPGEVVTADLVEQVFGMRCRIIPDPETGTPLVVPADRRRRTAARQT; encoded by the coding sequence GTGACCTCCCACGCCCCTGACCCGGGTGCTCCGCCGGCCTGCCGGCTCGGCACCCGCGATCTCGAAGTCGGCTACGACGACCGGACGGTCGTCCGCGGCCTCACCCTCGACATCCCCGACGGCGGGTTCACCGTCATCGTCGGGCCGAACGCCTGTGGGAAGTCGACGCTGCTCAAGGCGCTGGCCAGGGGCCTGCGCCCGCGCGGCGGTTCGGTGCTGCTCGACGGCACCCGGATCGAGACCCACCGCAGCAAGGAGGTCGCGCGCCGGCTCGGCCTGCTGCCGCAGACCGCGCAGACCCCCGGCGGGATCTCGGTCGGCGACCTGGTGGCCCGTGGGCGGTACCCGCACCAGCGGATGCTGCGTCAGTGGACCCGCGGCGACGAGGAGGCCGTGCTCGCCGCGCTGCGCGCCACCGGCACCGAGGCGCTCGCCGACCGGCTGGTCGAGGAGCTGTCCGGCGGTCAGCGGCAGCGGGTGTGGATCGCACTCGCGCTGGCCCAGGAGACCCCGATCCTGCTGCTCGACGAACCGACCACCTACCTCGACGTCGCGCACCAGCTCGACGTCCTGGACCTGTGCGACGACCTGCGGAGCAGCCGCGGCCAGACGCTGGTCGCCGTGCTGCACGACCTCAACCACGCCTGCCGCTACGCCACCCACCTGGTCGCGATGCGCGACGGCGCGCTGGTCGCACAGGGCCCTCCCGGCGAGGTGGTCACCGCAGATCTGGTCGAGCAGGTCTTCGGCATGCGCTGCCGGATCATCCCGGACCCGGAGACCGGGACCCCGCTCGTCGTCCCCGCCGACCGGCGGCGTCGCACGGCGGCCCGGCAGACGTGA
- a CDS encoding MbtH family protein, which produces MSTNPFDDEDGEFHALVNDEGQYSLWPAFAEVPSGWTVVHGPGSRQAALDHIEAHWTDMRPRGLVRRTEQATAAS; this is translated from the coding sequence ATGTCCACCAACCCGTTCGACGACGAGGACGGCGAGTTCCACGCGCTGGTCAACGACGAGGGGCAGTACTCCCTCTGGCCCGCGTTCGCCGAGGTCCCCTCGGGGTGGACCGTCGTGCACGGACCCGGCAGTCGGCAGGCGGCGCTGGACCACATCGAGGCGCACTGGACGGACATGCGTCCGCGCGGCCTGGTCCGCCGGACGGAACAGGCCACGGCCGCGAGCTGA
- a CDS encoding glycine betaine ABC transporter substrate-binding protein, producing MIARTTVLRRTCGLALSLAALIVTAACGPPPSPNWLAAAADLSDQTYVVGSKDFDEQVVLCQITVSALQEAGASVTDRCDLGSTDQTRRALLDGDISMYWEYTGTAWASFMREPEQIPDADVLGRVRQRDLDDNDIVWLRPAAFDNTYVIAIAGAPAAALQLNSISDMFAYLRSDQPGTICVEPEYRSSEGGLRGLQRHYEAEIPPNRVQVIEESLIYQSTADQVCLFGQVYSTDGRMLQFGLKVLQDDRNYHVAHTPVPNLRQDVYERAPEVAQVLDPLAAALDHLTILELNSQVSAGHESPRKVARRWLAGRGFISGA from the coding sequence GTGATCGCTCGCACCACCGTGCTCCGACGCACCTGCGGCTTGGCCCTGTCGCTCGCCGCCCTGATCGTCACGGCGGCCTGCGGGCCCCCGCCCTCCCCGAACTGGCTCGCGGCGGCCGCCGATCTCTCCGACCAGACCTACGTCGTCGGCTCGAAGGACTTCGACGAACAGGTGGTCCTCTGCCAGATCACCGTCAGCGCGCTGCAGGAGGCCGGCGCATCGGTCACCGACCGGTGCGATCTCGGCAGTACCGACCAGACCCGCCGGGCCCTGCTGGACGGCGACATCTCGATGTACTGGGAGTACACCGGCACCGCATGGGCATCGTTCATGCGCGAACCGGAGCAGATCCCGGATGCCGATGTCCTCGGCCGGGTACGGCAGCGCGATCTGGACGACAACGACATCGTCTGGCTCCGGCCGGCGGCCTTCGACAACACCTACGTCATCGCCATCGCCGGTGCGCCCGCCGCCGCGCTGCAGCTGAACTCGATCAGCGACATGTTCGCCTACCTGCGGTCCGACCAGCCCGGGACGATCTGTGTCGAACCCGAGTACCGGTCGAGCGAGGGTGGTCTGCGCGGCCTGCAGCGCCACTACGAGGCGGAGATTCCGCCGAACCGGGTCCAGGTCATCGAGGAGAGCCTGATCTACCAGTCCACCGCCGACCAGGTCTGCCTGTTCGGCCAGGTCTACAGCACCGATGGGCGGATGCTCCAGTTCGGTCTGAAAGTGCTCCAGGACGACCGCAACTACCACGTCGCGCACACCCCGGTACCGAACCTGCGGCAGGACGTCTACGAGCGCGCCCCGGAGGTGGCCCAGGTGCTCGATCCGCTCGCCGCGGCACTCGACCACCTGACCATCCTGGAGCTGAACAGCCAGGTCTCCGCCGGGCACGAGTCACCGCGCAAGGTGGCCCGGAGGTGGCTCGCCGGCCGCGGTTTCATCAGCGGGGCCTGA
- a CDS encoding ABC transporter ATP-binding protein produces the protein MTDTAAGSAASGTAASDTAAADPAAADTAATVGAAPSPESHARSRAFLRWCLRAQWRGLALAAVTGVVVQGLFVLLPWGVQQAVDRGITPGDVAQTAFWAVAVAGLGLLITVGQIAFQWWNYLSGARVIKQTRERLAAHVLELDRAALAGHGPGELAVRGGRDAEALWNWLSGVVETVQLIAGLAIILGALLLLDPLLAAIGLAVIPLLLGLAAVFPRRYEAASLVLGAAHGDRGAAVEGLLSGSAAVRGVGGEHVLVSRHHDSSAEVTRQTVRVARIGTLWGALASFVPLAAAAAGLFLGGLAAVDGDLTVGGLIAFASWMAMLAQRVDTLVGQQTMRRQAAASAARIAEVLALTPRLPEPADPLPAPPPGPAQLTGTGIRVAHGGRTVLDDIGIEVRAGETVAVTGVTGSGKTSLLRVLARLDAPDTGAITLDGVGLDRLRRRDVRARIGFVPQRPVLTSGTLRSTLLLGAEPTPDRDDEVHEACRIAAFDGDLAGFPDGLDTVVGEGGTTLSGGQVQRIALARALLRDPDVLLLDDVTSALDTGTENLVLTRLRAARPDLAIVFAGHREAVHALADRAVALPAPPVTDSPGSPDISGTVSGDRRG, from the coding sequence GTGACCGACACAGCCGCCGGCAGTGCAGCTTCCGGCACGGCCGCCTCCGATACGGCCGCCGCCGACCCGGCTGCCGCCGATACTGCCGCCACAGTGGGGGCCGCCCCGTCGCCGGAGTCGCATGCGCGCAGCCGCGCCTTCCTGCGCTGGTGCCTGCGCGCGCAGTGGCGCGGGCTGGCACTGGCCGCCGTCACCGGGGTCGTGGTGCAGGGCCTGTTCGTCCTGCTGCCATGGGGTGTCCAGCAGGCCGTCGACCGCGGCATCACACCGGGGGACGTCGCGCAGACGGCGTTCTGGGCGGTTGCGGTCGCCGGACTGGGGCTGCTGATCACCGTCGGGCAGATCGCCTTCCAGTGGTGGAACTACCTCTCCGGCGCCCGGGTGATCAAGCAGACCCGGGAGCGGCTGGCCGCGCACGTGCTCGAGCTGGACCGGGCCGCGCTGGCCGGGCACGGTCCGGGTGAGCTGGCGGTGCGCGGCGGCCGGGACGCCGAGGCACTGTGGAACTGGCTGTCCGGGGTGGTCGAGACCGTCCAGCTGATCGCCGGTCTGGCCATCATCCTGGGCGCGCTGCTGCTGCTCGACCCGCTGCTGGCGGCGATCGGCCTGGCGGTGATCCCGCTGCTGCTCGGCCTGGCGGCGGTGTTCCCGCGCCGCTACGAGGCGGCCTCGCTGGTACTGGGTGCCGCGCACGGCGACCGCGGCGCCGCGGTGGAGGGACTGCTCTCGGGCAGTGCGGCGGTGCGCGGTGTCGGCGGCGAGCACGTGCTCGTCAGCCGGCACCACGACAGCAGCGCCGAGGTCACCCGGCAGACCGTGCGGGTCGCCCGGATCGGCACCCTGTGGGGTGCGCTGGCGTCGTTCGTGCCGCTCGCCGCGGCCGCCGCCGGACTGTTCCTCGGCGGCCTGGCCGCCGTCGACGGCGACCTGACGGTGGGGGGCCTGATCGCCTTCGCGTCCTGGATGGCGATGCTCGCGCAGCGGGTGGACACCCTGGTCGGGCAGCAGACCATGCGCAGGCAGGCGGCCGCGTCGGCGGCCCGGATCGCCGAGGTGCTCGCGCTCACCCCGCGGCTGCCCGAGCCGGCCGATCCGCTCCCGGCCCCGCCGCCCGGCCCGGCGCAGCTGACCGGGACCGGGATCCGGGTGGCGCACGGCGGCCGCACGGTGCTCGACGACATCGGGATCGAGGTGCGCGCCGGGGAGACCGTCGCGGTCACCGGCGTCACCGGCTCCGGGAAGACGTCACTGCTGCGGGTGCTCGCCCGGCTCGACGCCCCGGACACCGGCGCGATCACCCTGGACGGCGTCGGACTGGACCGGCTGCGCCGCCGGGACGTGCGCGCCCGGATCGGGTTCGTCCCGCAACGCCCGGTGCTCACCTCCGGCACACTGCGCTCGACCCTGCTGCTGGGCGCCGAACCCACCCCGGACCGGGACGACGAGGTGCACGAGGCCTGCCGGATCGCCGCGTTCGACGGCGACCTGGCCGGGTTCCCGGACGGCCTCGACACCGTGGTGGGGGAGGGCGGCACCACCCTGTCCGGCGGCCAGGTGCAGCGGATCGCGCTGGCCAGGGCGCTGCTGCGGGATCCGGACGTGCTACTGCTCGACGACGTCACCTCGGCCCTGGACACCGGAACGGAGAACCTGGTGCTGACCCGGCTGCGCGCCGCCCGACCGGATCTCGCGATCGTCTTCGCCGGGCACCGGGAGGCGGTGCACGCACTCGCCGACCGGGCGGTCGCGCTGCCCGCGCCACCGGTCACCGACAGCCCCGGCAGCCCCGACATCTCGGGCACCGTCTCCGGAGACCGTCGTGGCTGA
- a CDS encoding DUF1707 SHOCT-like domain-containing protein has translation MSAEQLPGNGGRISGRIRAGAADRAAALHRLGTHLAEGRLTVSEYDERSGAAARAVHLDELDVLFGDLPAAAGASVAAAPEPARAARWFWWTASGTPVVALLLHLGTGSTWWYLLPVAGALVLFASPPARPQR, from the coding sequence GTGAGTGCTGAACAGCTCCCCGGGAACGGTGGCCGGATCTCCGGCCGGATCCGGGCCGGGGCCGCCGACCGCGCCGCGGCGCTGCACCGGCTCGGCACCCATCTCGCCGAGGGCAGGCTGACGGTCTCCGAGTACGACGAGCGGTCCGGCGCCGCGGCCCGGGCGGTACACCTCGACGAGCTCGACGTGCTGTTCGGCGACCTGCCGGCGGCCGCGGGGGCCTCCGTCGCGGCGGCACCGGAGCCGGCGCGGGCCGCCCGGTGGTTCTGGTGGACGGCGTCCGGGACGCCCGTCGTGGCGCTGTTGCTGCACCTCGGGACCGGATCCACCTGGTGGTACCTGCTCCCGGTCGCCGGGGCGCTGGTGTTGTTCGCCTCGCCACCCGCCAGGCCGCAACGGTGA
- a CDS encoding FecCD family ABC transporter permease: MTPVVSGRALRTPGERIALRVLPRALLVCAVLAAVLAVTAVIGLVMGDFDVPLADVLAALRGEATGRARFIVTGLRLPRLLVAMFVGAALGVAGAIFQGLSRNPLGSPDIIGFTAGSATGALLVLLVGGGGAGAIAIGAVLGGFVAALLVYLLSYRRGVSGFRLILVGIGVSAMLGGVNAFLVTRAQLRDAQAAQLWLTGSVNGRGWDHVTLIGLTVLLLLPIAVLLGRALPQLELGDEVARARGLAVERSRALLMLVGIGLTAVATAVAGPIAFVALAAPQIARRLTRTPGPGLVPAALTGAALLTVGDVAAQRIFSPVPIPVGVATAAIGGIYLAWLLARQWRSGRG; the protein is encoded by the coding sequence GTGACCCCCGTGGTGAGTGGCCGGGCGCTGCGGACCCCCGGTGAGCGGATCGCGCTCCGGGTGCTCCCGCGGGCGCTTCTGGTCTGCGCGGTGCTGGCTGCGGTGCTCGCGGTGACCGCCGTGATCGGGCTCGTCATGGGCGACTTCGACGTCCCGCTCGCCGACGTGCTGGCCGCGCTGCGCGGCGAGGCCACCGGCCGGGCGCGGTTCATCGTGACCGGGCTGCGGTTGCCCCGGCTCCTGGTGGCGATGTTCGTCGGTGCCGCGCTCGGCGTCGCCGGCGCGATCTTCCAGGGACTGTCCCGCAACCCGCTCGGCAGCCCGGACATCATCGGATTCACCGCGGGCTCGGCGACCGGGGCGCTGCTGGTGCTGCTGGTCGGCGGGGGCGGGGCCGGCGCGATCGCGATCGGTGCGGTGCTCGGCGGGTTCGTCGCGGCGCTGCTGGTCTACCTGCTGTCCTACCGGCGCGGGGTCTCCGGATTCCGGCTGATCCTGGTCGGGATCGGGGTCAGCGCGATGCTCGGCGGGGTCAACGCCTTCCTGGTCACCCGGGCGCAGCTGCGTGACGCCCAGGCGGCGCAGCTGTGGCTGACCGGCAGCGTCAACGGCCGCGGCTGGGACCACGTGACGCTGATCGGCCTGACCGTGCTGCTGCTGCTCCCGATCGCGGTGCTGCTCGGCCGCGCGCTGCCCCAGCTGGAACTGGGCGACGAGGTGGCACGGGCCCGCGGCCTCGCCGTGGAGCGGTCCCGGGCGCTGCTGATGCTGGTCGGTATCGGGCTGACCGCGGTGGCGACGGCCGTCGCCGGGCCGATCGCGTTCGTCGCGCTGGCGGCACCGCAGATCGCCCGCCGGCTCACCCGCACGCCGGGCCCCGGACTGGTGCCGGCCGCGCTGACCGGGGCGGCCCTGCTGACGGTCGGTGACGTGGCCGCCCAGCGGATCTTCTCGCCGGTGCCGATCCCGGTGGGTGTGGCGACCGCGGCGATCGGCGGGATCTACCTCGCGTGGCTGCTCGCCCGGCAGTGGCGCAGCGGGCGCGGATGA
- a CDS encoding phosphatidylglycerol lysyltransferase domain-containing protein, producing the protein MAADTAGDEHRGPVRAENPRPDPEARRRRLSEAAVVRAVVWAARIVGLLTVATAVLPAPRRLLGSELRSSLGLPPGVGLAALIVTTVAGVGLLLLAAGLRRRKKRAWWVATGTTAVLLVVNALHVIDQRHGLTPAVLVGALLVALLATRRYFVARQDPGGLGRAVRTLVQFGLAGFLIVWVLLALNPRRLTGDPSLATQAVHAGLSLIGVTGPVSFAPQALWLDDLTSAAGLTFGLVALLTAGYHLLRSPEPRPSLLPDDEERLRTLLRQRDGDSLGYFALRRDKAAVFAHGGKSAVSYRVLAGVALASGDPVGDVGAWPGAIEAFLQECTRYGWSPAVLGCSERGATAWAKAGLDALELGDEAVLDATTFTLDGRPMRGVRQTVKRMQRLEHTAVVQRLSEYDDDERTRITERALRWRGDEHERGFSMASSRIADPSDPDAVIVTVFRGDEPSGMLQLVPWGPDGLSLDLMVRDTDADNGINELMIAELMAAAPKLGVRRVSLNFAVFRSALERGERIGAGPVARMWARLLRLASRWWQIDSLYRFNAKFRPDWYPRYVLFPAVRDLPRILLVALEAEGFGGRPPAVLRLLRR; encoded by the coding sequence GTGGCGGCCGACACCGCCGGGGACGAACACCGGGGCCCCGTCCGCGCCGAGAACCCGCGCCCGGATCCGGAGGCGCGACGACGACGGTTGTCCGAGGCGGCTGTGGTCCGTGCCGTGGTGTGGGCGGCCCGGATCGTCGGCCTGCTGACCGTGGCGACCGCCGTGCTGCCCGCACCGCGCCGGCTGCTGGGCAGCGAGCTGCGCAGCTCGCTCGGACTCCCGCCGGGGGTGGGGCTCGCCGCACTGATCGTGACGACGGTGGCCGGGGTCGGGCTGCTGCTGCTCGCCGCCGGGCTGCGGCGGCGCAAGAAACGCGCCTGGTGGGTCGCGACCGGGACGACCGCCGTCCTGCTCGTGGTCAACGCGCTGCACGTCATCGACCAGCGGCACGGTCTCACCCCCGCCGTGCTGGTCGGCGCGCTGCTGGTGGCGCTGCTGGCGACCCGCCGGTACTTCGTGGCCCGCCAGGATCCCGGCGGGCTCGGCCGGGCGGTACGCACGCTGGTCCAGTTCGGGCTGGCCGGCTTCCTGATCGTCTGGGTGCTGCTCGCACTCAACCCCCGGCGGTTGACCGGCGACCCGTCGCTCGCCACGCAGGCCGTACACGCCGGGCTGTCGCTGATCGGCGTCACCGGGCCGGTGTCGTTCGCCCCGCAGGCGCTCTGGCTCGACGACCTCACCTCCGCGGCCGGGCTGACCTTCGGGCTGGTCGCCCTGCTCACCGCCGGGTACCACCTGCTGCGCTCCCCCGAGCCGCGACCGTCGCTGCTGCCCGACGACGAGGAGCGGCTGCGCACGCTGCTGCGTCAGCGCGACGGCGACTCGCTCGGCTACTTCGCGCTGCGCCGCGACAAGGCCGCCGTGTTCGCCCACGGTGGCAAGTCGGCCGTGTCGTACCGGGTGCTGGCCGGGGTCGCGCTGGCGTCCGGCGATCCGGTCGGTGACGTCGGCGCCTGGCCCGGCGCGATCGAGGCGTTCCTGCAGGAATGCACCCGCTACGGCTGGTCGCCCGCGGTGCTCGGCTGCTCCGAACGCGGCGCGACCGCGTGGGCGAAGGCCGGGCTGGACGCGCTGGAGCTCGGCGACGAGGCGGTGCTCGACGCGACCACGTTCACCCTCGACGGACGGCCGATGCGCGGCGTGCGGCAGACCGTGAAGCGGATGCAGCGGCTCGAGCACACCGCGGTCGTGCAGCGGTTGAGCGAGTACGACGACGACGAGCGCACCCGGATCACCGAGCGCGCCCTGCGCTGGCGCGGCGACGAGCACGAACGCGGGTTCTCGATGGCGTCGTCGCGGATCGCGGACCCCTCCGACCCGGACGCGGTGATCGTCACCGTGTTCCGCGGCGACGAGCCCAGCGGGATGCTGCAGCTCGTCCCCTGGGGCCCGGACGGGCTGTCGCTGGACCTGATGGTCCGCGACACCGACGCCGACAACGGGATCAACGAGCTGATGATCGCCGAGCTCATGGCGGCGGCGCCGAAGCTGGGCGTCCGGCGGGTGTCGCTGAACTTCGCGGTGTTCCGCTCAGCGCTCGAACGCGGCGAGCGGATCGGGGCCGGGCCGGTCGCCCGGATGTGGGCCCGGCTGCTGCGGCTGGCCTCGCGCTGGTGGCAGATCGACTCGCTGTACCGCTTCAACGCCAAGTTCCGGCCCGACTGGTACCCGCGCTACGTGCTGTTCCCGGCCGTCCGCGACCTGCCGCGGATCCTGCTCGTCGCGCTGGAGGCGGAGGGCTTCGGCGGGCGGCCCCCGGCGGTGTTGCGGTTGCTGCGCCGCTGA
- a CDS encoding DUF2382 domain-containing protein encodes MITKDMTRDLIGRQAVDSHGEKVGKIGQVYLDEQNGTPTWATVNTGLFGTKESFVPLQNADLKDSAVELPVEKQQVKDCPHVGRSDERLTGSEEDELYRHYGTAAGATGVTGGAGDGRHAATDTAEAGRERSGGTSGDDAMVRHEERLRVGTEAEETGRVALRKYVVTEDQTVTVPVSHEEVRLEREPITDDGTAGSARPGVIGEEEQEITLHRERPVVDKTTEAVEKVRLGTRTVTEEEQVSGTVRKEQIDVDDPSDSLER; translated from the coding sequence ATGATCACGAAGGACATGACGCGGGACCTGATCGGGCGCCAGGCGGTCGACTCGCACGGCGAGAAGGTCGGCAAGATCGGCCAGGTCTACCTGGACGAGCAGAACGGCACGCCGACCTGGGCGACGGTCAACACCGGTCTGTTCGGCACCAAGGAGAGCTTCGTCCCGCTGCAGAACGCGGACCTGAAGGACTCCGCCGTCGAGCTGCCGGTGGAGAAGCAGCAGGTGAAGGACTGCCCGCACGTCGGCCGGTCCGACGAGCGGCTCACCGGGTCCGAGGAGGACGAGCTGTACCGCCACTACGGCACCGCGGCGGGCGCCACCGGCGTCACCGGTGGGGCCGGCGACGGACGGCACGCCGCGACCGACACCGCCGAGGCCGGTCGCGAGCGCTCCGGCGGGACGTCCGGTGACGACGCGATGGTCCGGCACGAGGAGCGGCTGCGGGTCGGCACCGAGGCCGAGGAGACCGGGCGGGTGGCGCTGCGCAAGTACGTCGTCACCGAGGACCAGACGGTGACCGTGCCGGTCAGCCACGAGGAGGTCCGGCTCGAGCGGGAGCCGATCACCGACGACGGCACCGCCGGATCGGCACGCCCCGGCGTGATCGGCGAGGAGGAGCAGGAGATCACCCTGCACCGCGAGCGTCCGGTGGTGGACAAGACCACCGAGGCCGTCGAGAAGGTCCGGCTCGGGACCCGCACCGTGACCGAGGAGGAGCAGGTCTCGGGCACCGTCCGCAAGGAGCAGATCGACGTCGACGACCCGTCGGACTCCCTCGAGCGGTGA
- a CDS encoding FecCD family ABC transporter permease, producing the protein MSERNGRVPTAVTDRITPVAPGEDSAAARRRRALLRVSGLIVAAVALVVLAALSIRVGVRPIPFGTVRDVLLGVPGIDPDAVRIVEGLRIPRTLVGIVAGVCLGLAGTIMQGLTRNPLADPGLFGVDIGAALAIVLAISLLGVRTPDGYVWFAFVGAGVAAVLVYLLGSTGRSVAPEKMVLAGAAVSVTLGAIVSGVLILDGVTFDVYRFWAVGSLAGRGPDVLIAVLPFAIAGVLLAIALARPLNSLALGEDVASALGVNLALTRTGAAVAVTLLAGAATAAAGPIVFVGLAVPHLARLLVGPDQRWVVGYSLLLAPVLLIGADVLGRVVSGTGEIEVGIVTAVLGAPVFLALARRRRVAQL; encoded by the coding sequence GTGAGCGAGCGCAACGGCCGGGTCCCCACAGCCGTCACCGACCGGATCACGCCGGTGGCCCCGGGGGAGGACAGCGCCGCGGCCCGGCGCCGCCGGGCGCTGCTGCGGGTCTCCGGGCTGATCGTCGCCGCGGTCGCGCTGGTCGTGCTGGCGGCGCTGAGCATCCGCGTGGGGGTGCGGCCGATCCCGTTCGGGACGGTCCGTGACGTGCTCCTCGGCGTGCCGGGGATCGATCCGGACGCCGTCCGGATCGTCGAGGGCCTGCGGATCCCGCGGACGCTGGTCGGGATCGTCGCCGGGGTCTGCCTCGGGCTGGCCGGCACGATCATGCAGGGGCTCACCCGCAACCCGCTGGCCGATCCCGGGCTGTTCGGGGTGGACATCGGCGCCGCGCTGGCGATCGTGCTGGCGATCTCGTTGCTCGGCGTGCGCACCCCCGACGGCTACGTCTGGTTCGCCTTCGTCGGCGCCGGTGTGGCGGCCGTGCTGGTCTACCTGCTCGGATCGACCGGCCGGTCGGTGGCGCCGGAGAAGATGGTGCTGGCCGGTGCGGCGGTGAGCGTCACGCTCGGCGCGATCGTCTCCGGGGTGCTGATCCTGGACGGCGTCACCTTCGACGTCTACCGGTTCTGGGCGGTCGGGTCGCTGGCCGGCCGCGGACCGGACGTGCTGATCGCGGTGCTGCCGTTCGCGATCGCCGGGGTGCTGCTGGCGATCGCGCTGGCCCGCCCGCTGAACTCGCTGGCGCTGGGGGAGGACGTCGCCTCGGCGCTCGGCGTCAACCTGGCGCTCACCCGAACCGGTGCGGCGGTGGCGGTCACCCTGCTGGCCGGTGCGGCGACCGCGGCGGCCGGGCCGATCGTGTTCGTCGGACTGGCGGTGCCGCACCTGGCCCGACTGCTGGTCGGGCCGGACCAGCGGTGGGTGGTCGGCTACTCGCTGCTGCTTGCGCCGGTGCTGCTGATCGGCGCCGACGTGCTGGGCCGGGTGGTGTCGGGGACCGGCGAGATCGAGGTCGGGATCGTCACCGCGGTGCTCGGCGCCCCGGTGTTCCTGGCACTGGCCCGCCGACGCCGGGTGGCCCAGCTGTGA
- a CDS encoding class I SAM-dependent methyltransferase, whose product MTATTGTAGTPAGIAEPQVAEDRYARFYAAQARSGTLRRIYREAYGEDYPEEIDPFGFVTRADLARVGELVGLAPGGTLVDLGCGRGGPGLLVAREHRARLVGVDVVPVAVADAARRSRELGRAGARFVVGSFTGTGLPAASADAVMSIDALWMVQDKPAALAEVHRILVPGGRFVLTTWEPEHVDHRALLTEAGFELEVREETPDWLARQRAVYAGITAAAGELAEELGAEGAEVILTEAQQAPRVLAGTPRLLLAARRRRP is encoded by the coding sequence ATGACCGCCACGACGGGGACGGCCGGGACACCGGCCGGCATCGCGGAGCCGCAGGTGGCCGAGGACCGCTACGCGCGGTTCTACGCCGCCCAGGCCCGTTCGGGGACGCTGCGCCGGATCTACCGGGAGGCCTACGGGGAGGACTACCCGGAGGAGATCGACCCGTTCGGCTTCGTCACCCGCGCCGACCTGGCCCGGGTCGGCGAGCTGGTCGGGCTCGCACCCGGCGGCACCCTGGTCGATCTGGGCTGCGGCCGCGGTGGGCCGGGGCTCCTGGTGGCCCGCGAGCACCGGGCCCGGCTGGTCGGCGTCGACGTGGTGCCGGTCGCGGTCGCCGACGCGGCCCGCCGCAGCCGCGAGCTCGGCCGGGCCGGGGCGCGGTTCGTCGTCGGCTCCTTCACCGGGACCGGCCTGCCCGCCGCGAGCGCCGACGCGGTGATGAGCATCGACGCGCTGTGGATGGTGCAGGACAAGCCGGCCGCGCTCGCCGAGGTGCACCGGATCCTGGTGCCCGGCGGCCGGTTCGTGCTGACCACCTGGGAGCCCGAGCACGTCGACCACCGGGCGCTGCTGACGGAGGCCGGCTTCGAGCTCGAGGTGCGGGAGGAGACCCCGGACTGGCTCGCCCGTCAGCGTGCCGTCTACGCCGGGATCACCGCGGCGGCCGGCGAGCTGGCCGAGGAGCTCGGCGCCGAGGGTGCCGAGGTCATCCTCACCGAGGCGCAGCAGGCACCGCGCGTCCTCGCCGGCACCCCACGGCTGCTGCTGGCCGCCCGGCGGCGCCGGCCGTGA